The Streptomyces sp. JB150 genomic interval TTGTCCGACTCGTTGTGACCGCGGCGGCGGTAGCAGATGAGGTCGATCACCACGTCCTTGTTGAACGCCTGGCGGAACTCGAAGGCGAGCCGCGCGACGCGGACCACGGCCTCCGGGTCGTCGCCGTTCACGTGGAAGATCGGGGCCTCGATCATGCGGGCCACGTCCGTCGCGTACATGGAGGAACGCGAGGACTCCGGGGCGGCGGTGAAGCCGACCTGGTTGTTGATGACGATGTGGACCGTGCCGCCGGTGCGGTAGCCGCGCAGCTGCGACATGTTCAGGGTCTCGGCCACCACGCCCTGGCCCGCGAAGGCCGCGTCGCCGTGGATGGCGATCGGCAGGACCGTGAAGTCCGTGCCGCCCTTGTTGATGATGTCCTGCTTGGCGCGGGCGACGCCCTCCAGGACCGGGTCGACGGCCTCCAGGTGGGAGGGGTTCGCGACCAGCGAGACCTTGATCTGCTCGCCGTCCAGGCCGGTGAAGACGCCCTCGGCACCGAGGTGGTACTTCACGTCGCCGGAGCCGTGCATCGACTTCGGGTCGAGGTTGCCCTCGAACTCGCGGAAGATCTGCGCGTACGACTTGCCGACGATGTTGGCGAGGACGTTCAGGCGGCCGCGGTGGGCCATGCCGATGACGACCTCGTCCAGGCGGGACTCGGCGGCCGAGTCCAGCACCGCGTCCAGCAGCGGGATGACGGACTCGCCGCCCTCCAGGGAGAACCGCTTCTGGCCGACGTACTTGGTCTGCAGGAAGGTCTCGAAGGCCTCCGCCGCGTTCAGCCGGCGCAGGATGCGCAGCTGCTCCTCGCGCTCCGGCTTGGCGTGCGGGCGCTCCACGCGGTCCTGGATCCACTTGCGCTGCTTGGGGTCCTGGATGTGCATGAACTCGATGCCGGTGGTGCGGCAGTACGAGTCGCGCAGCACGCCGAGGATGTCGCGCAGCTTCATCATCGACTTGCCGGCGAAGCCGCCGACGGCGAACTCGCGCTCCAGGTCCCACAGCGTCAGCCCGTGCTCGACGATGTCGAGGTCGGGGTGCTTGCGCTGGCGGTACTCCAGCGGGTCGGTGTCGGCCATGACGTGGCCGCGGACCCGGTAGGAGTGGATCAGCTCGAAGACGCGGGCGGCCTTGGTGACGTCGTCGTCGTGGCTGGCGTCGATGTCCTTGAGCCAGCGGACCGGCTCGTACGGGATGCGCAGCGCCTCGAAGATGTCGTCGTAGAAGCCGTTCTCGCCGAGCAGCAGGTTGGCGACGGTACGCAGGAACTCGCCGGAGGCGGCGCCCTGGATGACCCGGTGGTCGTAGGTCGACGTGAGCGTCATGACCTTCGAGATGCCGAGCTTGTTCAGGGTGTCCTGGGAGGTGCCCTGGAACTCCGCCGGGTAGTCCATGGAACCGACGCCCATGATCACCGACTGGCCGGGCATCAGGCGCGGCACGGAGTGGACGGTGCCGAGGCCGCCGGGGTTGGTCAGGGAGACCGTGACGCCGGTGAAGTCGTCCATCGTCAGCTTGTTGTCGCGGGCGCGACGGACGATGTCCTCGTAGGCCTGCCAGAACTCGAAGAAGTTCAGCGTCTCGGCCTTCTTGATCGCCGCGACGACCAGCTGGCGGTCGCCGTTCGGCTTCACCAGGTCGATCGCCAGGCCGAGGTTGACGTGCTCCGGCTTGACCAGCGTGGGCTTGCCGTCCTTGACCTGGTACGACCAGTTCATCGACGGCATGGCCTTGATGGCCTGCACCATCGCGTACCCGATGATGTGCGTGAAGGAGATCTTCCCGCCGCGGGCGCGCTTGAGGTGGTTGTTGATGACGATGCGGTTGTCGAACAGCAGCTTCACCGGGACGGCGCGGACCGAGGTGGCGGTCGGCATCTCCAGCGAGGCGTCCATGTTCTTCGCGACGGCGGCGGACGGACCGCGCAGCGTCACCAGCTCGGGTCCGGCCGACTCCGCGGCGGGCTCGGCCTTCGCCTGCGGCTTCGCGGCCGGCTTGGCGGGCGCCGGGGCCTTGGCGGCGGGAGCCGCCGCGGCGGGCGCGGCCTGGGCCGGCGCGGCCGCGGCGGGCTTCGGGGCCGCCGGGGCCGGGGCCTGGGCGGCCGGGGCGGGAGCGGCGGCGGCCGCGGGCGCGGCCGGCGTCTGAGCGGTGGGGGTGGTTTCCGCGGCCCCCGCGGCCGCGGTACCCGCCGGAGCCGGGGCGCCAGCGGCCCCCGGCTTGTAATCGGCGAAGAAGTCCCACCAGGCGCGGTCTACGGAATTCGGGTCCTGGAGGTACTGCTGATAGATCTCGTCGACGAGCCACTCGTTGGCACCGAACGCGGCAGCGGGGTTCTTGCCCGCTTGGTCGGCGTCGGTGGAGATGCTCGATGCGTTACTGGGGGACTGTGGCGACACGGCGGCAACCGCCCTCTTCCGCTTCACAAGGTGATGGACAGCGGGAATAAAGGCTACGCCTCCATGACGGCGAAGGTCAGGCCAGGCCCGTTCATCGTCGCGTAAGTCACATCGGGAAGCGTGTTTCGCGGTTGATAATGGCGGGAAACAAGCGTGGTTCCCGTCTGTGACCAGCCGCAACGGGTACGACGAGCCGGACCCGGCGCGGCAGGAGGCGCGGGCCCTTGCCTGATCACACGTGTCCGGCAGCGCGAACGTCCGTGGATCTTGTGGCTCCGCTTCGAACTTTACGTCAACTCGGCACGGATGGCAGTCCCGGAAGAGTGACAAGAA includes:
- a CDS encoding multifunctional oxoglutarate decarboxylase/oxoglutarate dehydrogenase thiamine pyrophosphate-binding subunit/dihydrolipoyllysine-residue succinyltransferase subunit, which encodes MSPQSPSNASSISTDADQAGKNPAAAFGANEWLVDEIYQQYLQDPNSVDRAWWDFFADYKPGAAGAPAPAGTAAAGAAETTPTAQTPAAPAAAAAPAPAAQAPAPAAPKPAAAAPAQAAPAAAAPAAKAPAPAKPAAKPQAKAEPAAESAGPELVTLRGPSAAVAKNMDASLEMPTATSVRAVPVKLLFDNRIVINNHLKRARGGKISFTHIIGYAMVQAIKAMPSMNWSYQVKDGKPTLVKPEHVNLGLAIDLVKPNGDRQLVVAAIKKAETLNFFEFWQAYEDIVRRARDNKLTMDDFTGVTVSLTNPGGLGTVHSVPRLMPGQSVIMGVGSMDYPAEFQGTSQDTLNKLGISKVMTLTSTYDHRVIQGAASGEFLRTVANLLLGENGFYDDIFEALRIPYEPVRWLKDIDASHDDDVTKAARVFELIHSYRVRGHVMADTDPLEYRQRKHPDLDIVEHGLTLWDLEREFAVGGFAGKSMMKLRDILGVLRDSYCRTTGIEFMHIQDPKQRKWIQDRVERPHAKPEREEQLRILRRLNAAEAFETFLQTKYVGQKRFSLEGGESVIPLLDAVLDSAAESRLDEVVIGMAHRGRLNVLANIVGKSYAQIFREFEGNLDPKSMHGSGDVKYHLGAEGVFTGLDGEQIKVSLVANPSHLEAVDPVLEGVARAKQDIINKGGTDFTVLPIAIHGDAAFAGQGVVAETLNMSQLRGYRTGGTVHIVINNQVGFTAAPESSRSSMYATDVARMIEAPIFHVNGDDPEAVVRVARLAFEFRQAFNKDVVIDLICYRRRGHNESDNPAFTQPLMYDLIDKKRSVRKLYTESLIGRGDITLEEAEQALQDYQGQLEKVFTEVREATSQPTAVETSDPQAEFPVAVNTAVTTEVVKRIAESQVNIPDHITVHPRLLPQLQRRATMVEDGTIDWGMGETLAFGSLLLEGVPVRLAGQDSQRGTFGQRHAVIIDRNTGEEYTPLQYLSEDQARLNVYNSLLSEYAAMGFEYGYSLARPDALVLWEAQFGDFVNGAQTVVDEFISSAEQKWGQTSGVVLLLPHGYEGQGPDHSSARPERFLQLCAQNNMTVAMPTSPANYFHLLRWQVHNPHHKPLVVFTPKSMLRLKAAASKAEDFTTGQFRPVIGDTSVDPAAVKKVVFCAGKVYYDLDAERVKRGVTDTAIIRIERLYPLPGAELQAEIKKYPNAEKYLWAQEEPANQGAWPFIALNLIDHLDLAVGADVPHGERLRRISRPHSSSPAVGSAKRHQAEQEQLVREVFEA